DNA sequence from the Drosophila sechellia strain sech25 chromosome 3L, ASM438219v1, whole genome shotgun sequence genome:
GGCGATGTACTGAACCTCGTAGGTCACACCATCATCAGCAACGAAGCGGTAGTATCCATGGACAGAGATAGCCTCGTTCTCAGATCCAATGTTCTTCAGCTGACCTTCGGCTTGAGCGGCCTGTCCATCGGTAATTTCAAACCTAAGAAGGAAGTCAGCGTCAACTAGGTATCCTCTTGTGTCATTTCTGATAGGCAACTTACTCGTATTTGAATGATTCGGATCCAACGTCGGAATTACTGCGCAGGATTTCGGCTTCCTGAGCGGCAGGAGCAGCCAGAGCCACGGCGAAGAGGGCGACGAAGACAATCAGGAATTTCATGGTGATTGTTGTTTGGTGTTTGGATCTGCGGTTATCGAACAGTTTGCGACGAATGATGCTCTCTGTTGGCCAGGTCGCGTCTTAAATAGTTGGACAACCTCTCGATTATGCTGAACGCATACAAAGTAGTCAAAACATAATGtgaaaaatttatattattgattttattatcttatttatattatctTTGAAAGGCTGAAAGCCTAgcacaaaatgcaaattaacaaGTTTAGGCAAATTGGTCAAATTCGTTTTACTAAGTCAGTTGTTACTGGCAAAAAGACTCGGCTGTTATAGATATCCACATGAGAAACAAGGAAATCTTATCAATAGATGGCAATCTCACAAGCAGAAAATAAAAGCTTAGATCTCACGTAGAAATTAAATGGGTCTGTAAATGCTTTTCAACTAATTTTTCAATATAATTCAGTAACCATCCattcattaatttaattactcaATTATTATAACATTTAACAGTCGGCGGGACAGTCGGCTGGACAGTCGGCGGGACAAGTCGGCGAGAGAGTCAGCGGGATACGCCAGAATGATTCCTGATCACCAGGTTGGCTTAAGAAGATCCCACGGATCGGCCGAAAAATTTCACTGGAAGCATTCGAAGCGAAAAAATATTTCTGTGCCGTCTCGAGTCCTACCTGGAGAGTAGAGTTTTGTAAGTGGAAGCTTAATAAGCTCGCCTATTCCCATTAGAGCCGGAGTACAACAAGGCAGTGTCCTTGGACTGTCCCGGCGAATGTTCCGCCGACTCGTCTCGCCGACTGTCACAGCCACAGCCATCATCCAAAATTACCTTAATTCAATAAGCCCTAGAATGCAAAGCTGGAACCTCGTAGTGAACGCAGAAAAAATCGCATAATCCACTTTCACTTTCTCGCTGAGGAGAATGCCGTCCAGTCTCTCTAAACGGAGACACCATCCCTAATTTAGCCACACCCAAGTACTTAGGGCTGACCGTGGatcgcaggctcacttggcgtccccacctCACAGCTCAGCAATAAATATGTGGAAACTATGTACGATTCgaaatttagttttttagttatttattttgcataaatattgaCTTGTTGCAAAATGATTACATTAAAAAGCATTCTGAAAACTTCGTTAGGAGAAGTTACAattgttaaattatttttcCGAAACCAAAGTTTCAAAACGAACATTTTCATGTgcttatgtatttttaatcAATCTGTTGAggttttattaataattgaaGGATTTTTcagtaaaacaataaaaagagATCGTTAACTCTTTGGATAGCTTAAGCCACGGGAGCAACGGGCAGATGGGCACCTTGGGGCTGGAATCCGTTCTCATCGGCGACATACTTGACTTCGTAGGTCTGGCCATCATCGGCAACAAAGCGGTAGGATCCCTGGACAGCGAGGGACTCGTGGTCGGTGTTAGCGTATCTCAACTCTCCCCTAGCGCTAGCCGCCTGGCCGTCGCTGGTCTTATATCTAATACGAAGGTTTCGAATCAGTTAGACATTATTCTGAGGCAGCTGGCAGTCTACTTACTTATA
Encoded proteins:
- the LOC6610978 gene encoding larval cuticle protein 65Ag1 is translated as MKFLIVFVALFAVALAAPAAQEAEILRSNSDVGSESFKYEFEITDGQAAQAEGQLKNIGSENEAISVHGYYRFVADDGVTYEVQYIADENGFQPQGAHLPVAPVA
- the LOC6610979 gene encoding larval cuticle protein 65Ag1; translated protein: MKFLIVFVALFAFALANEAQILNYESDVGPEKFDYKYKTSDGQAASARGELRYANTDHESLAVQGSYRFVADDGQTYEVKYVADENGFQPQGAHLPVAPVA